The following coding sequences are from one Desulfovibrio sp. UIB00 window:
- a CDS encoding phosphoribosylanthranilate isomerase produces the protein MLIKFCGLTRQEDVDHAASLGAAMCGFIFHPRSPRGVTVAQAAALNSGSMLRVGVFVNQGSDEIRRIMDEARLDYAQLHGHQSVECARAIGAERVIRVLWPDRYTHRALLYNDLQRNAEACAYYLLDAGLKGGGSGHKLDWSDLASLRPAHPWLLAGGLSAANVAKAVGMCAPAGVDFNSGVEDAPGCKNREKMAAAFMAANSKGNGYSL, from the coding sequence ATGCTGATCAAGTTCTGCGGCCTCACACGGCAAGAGGATGTTGACCATGCGGCCAGCCTTGGTGCTGCCATGTGCGGTTTTATCTTTCACCCCCGCAGCCCGCGCGGCGTGACCGTTGCGCAGGCTGCTGCCCTGAACAGTGGCTCCATGCTGCGGGTGGGCGTTTTTGTGAATCAGGGTTCGGACGAAATCCGGCGCATCATGGACGAAGCCCGGCTTGATTATGCACAACTGCACGGTCACCAGAGTGTGGAATGCGCCCGCGCCATCGGCGCGGAGCGCGTCATTCGGGTGCTCTGGCCTGATCGTTACACCCACCGTGCTTTGTTGTATAATGATTTACAACGCAATGCCGAAGCCTGCGCCTATTACCTGCTTGACGCGGGCTTGAAAGGTGGCGGCAGCGGGCACAAGCTGGATTGGTCGGATCTGGCCAGCCTGCGCCCGGCGCATCCCTGGCTGCTTGCCGGGGGATTGAGCGCAGCCAATGTGGCAAAGGCCGTAGGCATGTGCGCGCCTGCCGGGGTGGATTTCAATTCCGGCGTGGAAGACGCGCCGGGGTGTAAAAACAGGGAAAAAATGGCGGCTGCATTTATGGCCGCAAACTCCAAAGGCAATGGGTATTCGCTATGA
- the feoB gene encoding ferrous iron transport protein B, translated as MSAVRQFNNPDDANFNADGKLRIALAGNPNCGKTTVFNGYTGARQHVGNYPGVTVDRKEGHITVGGKHVTVVDLPGTYSLTAYSMEELVARRELAAGNVQAVIDVVDASALERNMLLTVQMLEMGIPVVLGCNMMDEARAAGIHIDMERLGELLGIPVLPMVARSGEGLDEAMAVAMKLAQAGKANALRISYGSDIDPVLLDMEKNIADNGLLAQKYMPHWVALKMLEGDSEIMSEVRAANAALAEELEGMRKKAAAHVRSTLNANLESIITDYRYGFIRSLLRDGIVTQDAGKDRLALSDKLDKVLTNAFLGPLIMIGVLYLMFQVTFTVGDYPKGWVEDGFKWLGDTCTMLLPEGFAQSLIVDGIIAGVGGVVSFVPLILIMFALISFMEDSGYMARVAYMMDRIFRFFGLHGASVMPYIIAGGIAGGCAIPGVMATRTLRSPKEKLATLLTLPYMTCGAKLPVFLLLAGAFFPDNAPTVMFLIMITGWVMALLVARLLRSSIVKGEATPFVMELPPYRMPTLMSLLLHCWERAWMYLKKAGTVLVAISILIWAAMTFPGLPEDKSAPFDAQIAQLEEKIAAIPEGDEARAPIEDELGNVRNELKEEALAFSVAGRLGKAVEPATRPMGFDWRTDIALLAGVAAKEAVVATMGTAYAMGDQDPEDAAPLAERLKGDEAWSKATALSLMLFVLLYSPCFVALVVIRQEAGSWGWVAFSIVFNTALAFAVATAAYQIGRTVWG; from the coding sequence ATGAGCGCGGTTCGGCAGTTTAATAATCCCGATGATGCCAATTTCAACGCTGATGGAAAGCTGCGGATAGCTCTTGCTGGCAATCCCAACTGCGGCAAAACAACGGTTTTCAACGGCTACACTGGCGCGCGCCAGCATGTGGGCAACTATCCAGGTGTTACGGTTGACAGAAAAGAAGGGCACATCACCGTGGGCGGCAAGCACGTTACCGTGGTTGACCTGCCCGGCACGTACTCGCTGACCGCCTATTCCATGGAAGAACTGGTGGCGCGTCGAGAGCTGGCGGCTGGCAACGTGCAGGCCGTCATTGACGTTGTTGACGCCTCGGCCCTTGAACGCAACATGCTGCTTACCGTGCAGATGCTCGAAATGGGCATTCCCGTGGTGCTTGGCTGCAACATGATGGACGAAGCCCGCGCCGCAGGCATCCATATTGATATGGAGCGCCTTGGCGAGCTGCTGGGTATCCCCGTGCTGCCCATGGTGGCCCGCTCCGGCGAAGGTCTGGATGAAGCCATGGCCGTAGCCATGAAGCTGGCGCAGGCTGGCAAAGCCAATGCCCTGCGTATTTCTTACGGCAGCGATATTGACCCCGTGTTGCTGGACATGGAAAAGAACATTGCCGACAATGGCCTGCTGGCCCAAAAGTATATGCCCCACTGGGTTGCCCTAAAGATGCTTGAAGGCGACAGCGAAATCATGAGCGAGGTTCGCGCCGCCAATGCCGCTCTGGCCGAAGAGCTTGAGGGTATGCGCAAAAAGGCTGCCGCTCATGTGCGCAGCACGCTCAACGCCAATCTTGAATCCATCATCACCGATTACCGTTACGGCTTTATCCGCAGCCTGCTGCGCGACGGCATCGTAACCCAGGATGCCGGCAAGGACCGTCTGGCCCTTTCCGACAAGCTGGACAAGGTGCTCACCAACGCCTTCCTTGGGCCGCTGATCATGATCGGCGTGCTCTACCTCATGTTTCAGGTGACGTTTACTGTGGGCGATTACCCCAAGGGCTGGGTTGAAGACGGCTTTAAATGGCTGGGCGATACCTGCACAATGCTGCTGCCCGAGGGCTTTGCCCAGTCGCTTATTGTGGACGGCATCATCGCGGGTGTTGGCGGCGTGGTCAGCTTTGTGCCGCTCATTCTCATCATGTTTGCGCTTATCTCCTTTATGGAAGACAGCGGCTACATGGCCCGCGTGGCCTACATGATGGACCGCATCTTCCGCTTTTTCGGCCTGCACGGCGCATCGGTCATGCCCTATATTATCGCTGGCGGTATTGCGGGCGGTTGCGCCATCCCCGGCGTCATGGCAACCCGTACCCTGCGCAGCCCCAAGGAAAAACTGGCAACACTGCTCACGCTGCCCTACATGACCTGCGGCGCAAAGCTGCCCGTGTTTCTGCTGCTGGCCGGGGCATTCTTTCCTGACAATGCCCCCACGGTTATGTTTCTTATCATGATAACCGGTTGGGTCATGGCTCTGCTGGTGGCGCGCCTGCTGCGCTCTTCCATCGTCAAGGGCGAGGCCACTCCCTTTGTTATGGAGTTGCCCCCGTACCGCATGCCTACCCTCATGAGCCTTTTGCTGCACTGCTGGGAACGCGCCTGGATGTACCTCAAGAAGGCCGGTACCGTGCTTGTGGCCATTTCTATCCTGATCTGGGCCGCCATGACCTTCCCCGGTCTGCCGGAAGACAAGTCCGCCCCCTTTGACGCCCAGATTGCCCAGCTTGAGGAAAAGATCGCGGCTATCCCTGAAGGTGACGAAGCCCGCGCCCCCATTGAAGATGAACTCGGCAACGTGCGCAACGAGCTTAAGGAAGAAGCCTTGGCCTTTTCCGTGGCAGGCCGTCTTGGCAAGGCTGTGGAACCCGCTACGCGCCCCATGGGCTTTGACTGGCGCACCGACATAGCCCTGCTGGCCGGTGTGGCCGCCAAGGAAGCTGTTGTGGCCACCATGGGCACTGCCTATGCCATGGGCGATCAGGATCCCGAAGACGCCGCTCCTCTTGCGGAACGTCTCAAGGGTGATGAAGCATGGTCAAAGGCCACTGCGCTTTCCCTGATGCTCTTCGTGCTGCTGTATTCCCCCTGCTTTGTGGCCCTGGTGGTCATTCGGCAGGAGGCTGGCAGCTGGGGCTGGGTGGCGTTCAGCATAGTGTTCAACACGGCTCTGGCCTTTGCTGTAGCCACAGCCGCCTACCAGATAGGACGCACTGTCTGGGGGTAG
- a CDS encoding DUF2325 domain-containing protein — protein sequence MCVTLIGGMDRLKKDYMAAAEQDGHSLKFITRNERNFVDKIGNPDAMIVFTNKISHEAKRKAVQVARSRNIPLQMVHSCGVSSLRECLKGA from the coding sequence ATGTGCGTAACCCTGATAGGCGGTATGGACCGACTGAAAAAAGATTACATGGCAGCGGCAGAGCAGGACGGACATTCCCTGAAATTCATCACGCGCAATGAGCGCAATTTTGTGGACAAAATCGGCAACCCTGACGCAATGATCGTGTTCACCAACAAAATTTCGCACGAAGCCAAGCGCAAGGCCGTTCAAGTGGCGCGCTCGCGCAATATCCCCTTGCAGATGGTTCATTCGTGCGGCGTGTCTTCCTTGCGTGAATGCCTCAAGGGCGCATAG
- a CDS encoding thermonuclease family protein: protein MLNQLFTSIILMVLAVSPSAAATTWNAYVVRVEDGNTISVSTKKDSEEPEKVLVFYGIEAPSLRQPYGPQALAYLQRMMPKGAKVDVEDVGQLEAGPITALVQVGGDSVNYKLVMEGLAWVDRQKCRAIFCRRWLIQEHQAVLDRRGIWGLNIGTPPWQWTR from the coding sequence ATGCTTAACCAGCTTTTTACAAGTATAATCCTTATGGTTCTGGCTGTGTCTCCATCTGCTGCGGCTACAACGTGGAATGCGTATGTGGTAAGAGTGGAAGACGGCAATACCATTTCAGTCAGCACCAAGAAAGACAGTGAAGAACCTGAGAAGGTGCTGGTTTTTTACGGCATTGAAGCTCCCAGTCTCAGGCAGCCTTACGGGCCTCAGGCGCTGGCCTATTTGCAGCGCATGATGCCCAAGGGAGCCAAAGTGGACGTTGAAGACGTGGGGCAGCTCGAAGCTGGCCCCATTACCGCACTTGTGCAGGTGGGCGGTGATTCCGTCAACTACAAGCTGGTGATGGAAGGTCTGGCCTGGGTGGACAGGCAGAAGTGCAGGGCCATTTTTTGCCGCCGCTGGCTTATTCAGGAACATCAGGCGGTATTGGACAGGCGTGGCATTTGGGGGTTGAACATTGGCACCCCCCCCTGGCAATGGACCCGCT
- the trpB gene encoding tryptophan synthase subunit beta produces the protein MKDSYFGEFGGCFVPELLMPPLMEVEAAMRDIYPTEKFQAELKDLLFNYAGRETPLTYCPTLSGELGFGLWLKREDLLHTGAHKVNNTLGQALLAKYMGKTALVAETGAGQHGVATAAAAARLGMECTIYMGAEDVVRQAPNVMRMKLLGATVHAVESGTRTLKDAINEALRAWIGSQKTTHYCFGTAAGPHPFPKLVRMLQSVIGRETRAQMLERTGRLPDAVVACVGGGSNAIGMFHPFVDDASVRIIGVEAAGTGETGCFNSAPLNLGTPGVLHGAYSMLLQNEDGQVEPSHSISAGLDYPGVGPEHSWLQKIGRVHYGMVKDANALNAFQRLCRAEGILPALESSHALAWVLDHPQEFKKGDQVVVNLSGRGDKDLGIVNKALGFAAQGQEEV, from the coding sequence ATGAAAGACAGTTACTTTGGTGAGTTCGGCGGCTGCTTTGTTCCCGAACTGCTTATGCCGCCCCTTATGGAAGTGGAAGCGGCCATGCGCGACATTTATCCCACCGAAAAGTTTCAGGCAGAGCTGAAAGACCTGCTGTTCAATTATGCCGGACGCGAAACGCCACTGACCTATTGCCCCACGCTTTCGGGCGAGCTGGGTTTTGGCCTGTGGCTCAAGCGCGAGGACCTGCTCCACACGGGCGCGCACAAGGTCAACAACACCCTTGGGCAGGCCCTGCTTGCCAAGTATATGGGCAAAACAGCCCTGGTGGCGGAAACCGGCGCGGGCCAGCACGGCGTTGCCACGGCGGCGGCCGCCGCCCGTCTGGGCATGGAATGCACCATATATATGGGAGCGGAAGACGTGGTGCGGCAGGCCCCCAACGTCATGCGCATGAAGCTGCTGGGCGCTACCGTACATGCGGTGGAAAGCGGCACCCGTACCCTCAAGGACGCCATCAACGAAGCCTTGCGCGCCTGGATCGGCAGCCAGAAAACAACCCACTACTGCTTTGGCACCGCTGCCGGACCGCACCCCTTCCCCAAGCTGGTGCGCATGCTGCAAAGCGTCATTGGTCGCGAAACCCGCGCCCAGATGCTGGAAAGAACCGGGCGGCTGCCTGATGCCGTGGTGGCCTGCGTGGGCGGCGGCTCCAACGCCATAGGCATGTTCCATCCCTTTGTGGATGACGCCAGCGTGCGCATCATCGGCGTGGAGGCGGCAGGTACGGGCGAGACGGGCTGCTTCAATTCCGCCCCGCTGAATCTTGGCACCCCCGGCGTGCTGCACGGCGCGTACAGCATGCTGCTGCAAAACGAAGACGGTCAGGTTGAACCCTCGCACTCCATTTCTGCCGGGCTGGACTATCCCGGTGTGGGGCCGGAACATTCGTGGCTGCAAAAAATCGGGCGCGTCCATTACGGCATGGTCAAGGACGCCAACGCGCTCAACGCCTTCCAACGCCTGTGCCGCGCAGAGGGCATCCTGCCCGCGCTTGAATCTTCGCACGCGCTCGCCTGGGTGCTCGACCACCCGCAGGAATTTAAAAAGGGTGATCAGGTGGTGGTGAACCTGTCTGGTCGCGGCGACAAGGATCTGGGCATTGTCAACAAGGCGCTGGGCTTTGCGGCGCAGGGCCAGGAAGAGGTGTAG
- the trpA gene encoding tryptophan synthase subunit alpha, whose protein sequence is MNILEQKIRDAKAAGRPALIPFLTAGFPDQSTFWPTLMELDEGGADIIEIGVPFSDPVADGPVVEEASRRALSDGVSLRGILQELIERKGLIQAGVVLMGYLNPFLQYGYEKLARDAARGGVHGFIVPDLPYEEAGPLREALKKEGIALIPLVGPNTSAERMALYDSVGEGYVYVVSVMGITGERNDLAPQVAVTMRRARSAFKLPLALGFGLREPSQLEALSPDARPDAVVFGSALLKHIDAGNSAAEFLARWK, encoded by the coding sequence ATGAATATTCTTGAACAGAAAATCCGCGATGCCAAGGCAGCCGGTCGTCCGGCGCTGATTCCCTTTTTGACGGCGGGCTTTCCCGATCAGTCCACCTTCTGGCCCACGCTGATGGAACTGGACGAAGGCGGCGCGGATATTATCGAAATCGGCGTGCCCTTTTCCGACCCTGTGGCAGATGGCCCGGTGGTGGAAGAAGCCTCGCGCCGCGCCCTGAGCGATGGCGTAAGCCTGCGTGGCATTCTGCAGGAACTCATTGAACGCAAGGGGCTTATTCAGGCTGGCGTGGTGCTCATGGGCTATCTGAATCCTTTTCTGCAATATGGCTATGAAAAGCTGGCGCGGGATGCCGCGCGCGGCGGCGTGCACGGTTTTATCGTGCCTGATCTGCCCTATGAAGAAGCCGGGCCGTTGCGTGAAGCCCTGAAAAAGGAAGGCATTGCCCTCATCCCTCTGGTTGGCCCCAATACCAGCGCCGAGCGCATGGCCCTCTATGACAGCGTGGGCGAGGGCTATGTGTATGTGGTTTCGGTCATGGGCATCACTGGCGAGCGCAACGACCTCGCGCCCCAGGTGGCGGTGACCATGCGGCGTGCGCGGTCTGCCTTCAAGCTGCCGCTGGCTCTTGGCTTTGGCCTGCGCGAGCCTTCGCAGCTTGAGGCTCTTTCGCCCGATGCTCGGCCCGACGCCGTTGTTTTCGGCAGCGCCCTTCTCAAGCATATTGATGCAGGCAACAGCGCCGCAGAATTTCTGGCCCGCTGGAAGTAG